Within the Oryzias melastigma strain HK-1 linkage group LG8, ASM292280v2, whole genome shotgun sequence genome, the region ttttgcaaaaagcttttgcatttaCTGCAAATCTCTCGCTTCtacatcttcagcgactactttccgcaaaaagcattcacactagcattatagcaagtaatgcaacttttctagattttatcttattttatcttCAAGATTCAATTTTTGCAGTGAGTGGATTTAAAGCAGATGTAACAGAAAGGATTACTTAATCTATTCCCTCCAGAATGTCCTTGGACACGCACTTCCCATTATTTACATAATGcacagaaaagctgtttttccaaACCTTTTTAGTTTTCCCACTGTGTCTTGTGGATCCAGGACAGCCACCTCCTCCGTGTCGTTTAAAAACTTGAGCCGGATGCTGATGGAGGGGGTGGTGCTGACAGGGGAGATGGTGTTGGTCAAGACGGACATGAGCTTTCCTGGTTTCCTTTCTGAAACTCCCGCTGCTTCCGCTGCTCCATCTTTCTCCTCTTccacttcctcctcttctccgGAAGCCCGCCGCCCTCCAAGCGGTGGTTGTTTGCTCTGTATGTTCAGCAGCAGGTCTGTCCGAACGCCCTCCGCCCCCTCGCCCTCAccctctcctctttcagccatCTCCTCCCCATCGTCAGGCTTGTTTTCTTGAGAAGGCGGAGCGCTCTGCTGTTCGGAGGCGTCCGCGCCGGCTGATCCCCCGCTGTAGCCGTCGTGGCCCCCCAGTCCTATCAGAGAGGCGTGGGTGCCCACGGTGAGGATGGTGCCCAGAATGTGGTCTCCCCGATCAGCCACGTGGGTTGAGAGCCAAGCCAAGACGAGGGCCAGGACCAGCAGCAGCACGCCGCCTGCTGCCgtcacctcctcctccatcccATCCAACATGGTCAGTGCACACACTGCCATCTCTGTCTGTGGAGCCTGCAGAAGATACGGCGTAATTTACCAGCTTCCCAACCAGGGCAGCATCACTCATGGACACAGTTGAAAAATAAGATATCCACAGAGTTCATTGTGTTTATGAAAATTAAGATGTGAACAAAGTTCTCCTGAAGAAACGaaaatcaagaaaagaaaaaaaatgaggctGGAAAATTTGCTTCTGTATGAAATTCTATTATATTTTGAGGTGACAAATAAGTTTTGTGTGCTCAAATTAGCATATCAAGGCCagattttatcattattttttgtcacaatttaaatatattagcagtttgtatatatttgtatttttgacaaaattagcatttttgtgcacagattagcattttattagcagACTGAGtttacaaaaaagcattttgtgtgaaaaaattgtctttttttagcattttgtggacaTAAGTTATTAGTTTATTAAcgtttttgtgtgcacaaatttgcATCTTGTGCACAAAGTTtagaattttattaaaattctgTGGCTACAAATAGCGTTATTAGAGATTAGTATATTGTGTGTGTATAGTTTAGCACTCCGTGGCCTCATTTTATTAatgtaacattatttttttgtgcacataTCATTTTATTCACATCTTGTGggaacattttagcattttattgtattttgtgcacacaagttagcataTTAGCGTTCTGTGTGCGCAAACGTGCACTTTTTTTGCACATACTAGCATTTTAATaacacaaatttgcattttatttataaaaaaaatagtatatttactgtgcacaaattagcatgttTCTGGCACAAACTaccttttaattaattttccgtggccataaatatttgtttatacaaatttgtattttatgcaaACAAATTAGCATTGTGTATGCacagtttagctgttttttaaagcattttgtgGTCTCAAATGAGTATTTATGGGCACCAATGATCGaacaatgtgatttttaaaatagtttttattttagattttgaatGTCATGCCTAGAGCTCCGTACTTTCGAGATTTCAACACACCTAGAAAAACCTGTTCCGACAATTCAGCGTGTTCGCTGGTTCACAACGCaatttttctgcacaaaacaaCAGACTAAACGTGAAAGATGAGCTGCAAAATAACGTTAGATAAAAACACGGGAGGTGAAAGTTCTATAAATCCCCAACATAGATGACTTCTATCATTCAGAATGAAAGTTCCTCCATAAACATCCGCAGCAACAGCACCAACCCGGGCCGGCTAACAGCCTCCCCTCATGGGCACGAACCAGCAGCTGTCAACCGAATTTTACTGAGACACGTTGAATAGTCTTGAcatgtttactgaaaaatagCCTGATGGATTCTAACTTGggatattttaatgtaaactcaAATTAACGAGCTAGATTAGCTTACCCGCTAGCTTCCTAGctagcttaaaaaagaaaaacgaccTTCGGATGTTTACGAACTGTTTATTAAACCGCAACAGGATTCCCGCCTAACGCGAACGAGGAGAAAAGAACTTAAAGGTTTTAGAAATAAACTTCCTTGAAGCTGTCTTACCTGCCAGCCGGAAATTCAGAGCATGTTTAGTGATGAATCTTAGTGCTCGTTAGCATCTGCTGCTCAAAACCACATCATAAACACGGTGCAGGCGGTGTGACGTCATGAGTGGGCGGTTGTTTTGATAAACCATGCAATTATTCCAATTCACCACTCGGGGGAGCA harbors:
- the tmub2 gene encoding transmembrane and ubiquitin-like domain-containing protein 2, producing MAVCALTMLDGMEEEVTAAGGVLLLVLALVLAWLSTHVADRGDHILGTILTVGTHASLIGLGGHDGYSGGSAGADASEQQSAPPSQENKPDDGEEMAERGEGEGEGAEGVRTDLLLNIQSKQPPLGGRRASGEEEEVEEEKDGAAEAAGVSERKPGKLMSVLTNTISPVSTTPSISIRLKFLNDTEEVAVLDPQDTVGKLKSKFFSGQEHQVKLIYRGQLLQDPRRTLFSLNITDNSVVHCHISPSLHEAAPDEEPPSGAEARPEVSGGFRAAGVAVSTSSLVVPVFVVVLAVVWYFRINYRQFFTAPATISLVGVTVFFSFLIFGMHSR